acaaaaaaatgacacattcatGACACAATCTGCTCATCTGACTTCAGCGGTGTTGCACGGCCCTTGAGGGAACAAAGCCCATTAAAATCATGTGTTGCCATagtggaaaaaagaggagaattAAGTCACCTCATCAGCCATGTGGGCCAGATCTCTCTTCATGGCATAGGcatcctctccatctgcatAGTATTTAGGTTCCACCTCACTGATTCTGTGGAACAACAACACATCAGTTACAGTCAGAACAAATATCTAAAAGTCAGAGTCATCATTGAGGACAGTGGACTCATAACTGGAGCCCAAAGGCACCACTAGTACATATAAGATATGTTTTCTAATAGGCATGATGCAAGACATTTCACAAAACtcagcactctctctctctctgatgctCCGTGATGGTGACATCATTTGTAAATGACCTCAAAGATGTGAATATGAAGAAAAGCTTTGCACAGAGCGCTTACTGCAGGGAAGGGTGTGCTGGAAACTACAAGATGAACATGTagtcagaaaataaataaatactgaggCCAGTGACGCGCTAAGCAAACACTTTACTCTCATCGAATTTAAAAATGATCCTCGATCATGTATTTTCATTGGCTGAGGGTAGACTCGCTACCACAACTGGTTGTGGTTGGTTATTTTCTCTGACCTCAAAGATATCTTTGGCACTTCTGTGACATAATTTCTTGTTACTTATCGGTCAACATACACCAAATAAACACTGACCGTAATATAGCTACAATAAGCTATCATTGGTCAACatatcagccaatcacatcgaATGGTTGAACACTCAGTATTTCTGAAAAACCGGGCCATGGCCACGCTAACTGTGTCACAATACCCCAGGTGTACATGCAGtataataaaaacactgagtgaTGTTGGAAGAGAAATAGACTTACTGGAACTTGAGTGTGTTTGAGTACAGGTGCAGGGCTGCTCGGTTGCTTCAGTGGGGAGAAAAGATTGGTAAGTCCATTAAAAACAGGAGCACTAACACACATCGAAAACAGGGAACTATACAATACTTTCCTGGAACAAACCAAAGAGAAAACGAGCACACAGCCAGCCGACAGCGCACAGTACCTTTTGCGCACATGAAGTGAGACATATTTGGCATTGAAGTTTTCTATCATGGCCCGGCTGGCCTGGTCCATCAGCTTCTGAGCCAGGCCAAGACGTCTGTGGGAGCGCTTCACTGCCTGGAAGACACagatgagggttttttttttttaagttcccCACAGAAAAGTCTTTACTTTAAAAATGGAGACGTCTGAGGTACTTCTCATTCAGACTCACCAGGGATGTGATGTGTCCATGGGGTACATCATCTGGGTCCTCCTCCCTAGTAAGAGTTCACAATAGTTTATGGGAACACATTATGTATTTCCTATGTTCAAGCGATGTCaggtaaaaataataataataataataataataataataataataataaataggATAATACTCACATCTTTGCCAGCACATATCCAACAATTTTGCCATTTTCGTCCTCTGCGATGTACGAAAGCTGAAATGATGTAAGGTGTGTTAATATCAGATATAACAGAGCTTCAGTGTCAACAAACGAACGTGTTCACAGTAACGATTTAGATGATGGGAGCAGCAGCGTTAACTagcaaaaacagaagagagagtTAAAAACTACACTATGAATCACCTGAGGCCACGACAAGCCGTGGTAGAAATAGTATTTCATCTGGTAGTTTTCTGGAAGACACAGCAGGTTACAGTGCTGCATGTTCATAAGGTCCTCCggctgaaagaaagaaagagaatgtCAGAAAGGTGCGTGACACCATGCTAACCTCTTCATCGGCGATATTTGGTCAGCTAACGAATAGGCTATAGTAACTAGCTTAGCAGTAAGTTAACTAGTGGAAACAGCATGGCTGTCGAGACGTTTTCAGCACGCTTACCCTTGCGTTTCGTATATTCATTTTGTTAGTTGCTTTGTTATCCGGACTGTAGAAATAGAAATCAAATATACTACGATACACTGATCAATTAATTCataataattataattttaGATTTAAAGAGCCTCTTTCGCTAGCTAGCTAAGTCGGCTTACTAgcagggaagggaagggaggaaggagcgTGCCACAATAACGACAATCATTTCCGGCCACAACATGATCTGggacttcataataaaagcttTAACCCTTCCAGGAGCACCAAAATAAGCCATGGATCACTTTAATTTTGAAGAACGCCTTCACATCGATAAGAACTCGGAAGTTACTTTGTGGAGTTTTGCCGTACACTTTACACGAGTACAGGAACCGCTGGACAGGACAGACCGGATTGTCAAGCAGTGAAACAGCGTGACTTAGCGGGGCCCCAATCCCCAGGAACCCCCCCAAAACCACAGCATTTTGTGCCTATTAGTTTTTACAAGGTTACAACACAAAAGTACGATATCAACTCTAATAGACAATGTCATGTCTTGGCCTTGCGATTAAATCTAGCTGTAAGTCCTTAATTAATCAGTTTAGTTTAGGCTATATTGTGCTCACATGATCCCAAATAAAGTTATATTCAATCAAACTattagaaaatatttttttaacaaCAAATTTGGGGCTATGCAGTGTTATGCATATATAAGAGCACTGGTCTCAGTGTAAAAGCACTGATGTCTGGGCATATAATGATGTTGCATGCACATGTTGTCTCTCACCTATTACATGAGAGCTGATACCAGCCAGCTCAAACATAGGGGCAACCAGAGAatccttcttcctttcttttccccccCCAAATGGGTTgataaacaccaacagctgtGCAGGTGCAACAGACCTAAAGGGTACATAATATGTACCCTTTAATATACTATATTATGGTATATTAAAGGCTGTTGAGAGTCAGCAAACTGTGGAGAattttaaaatactgtatgtagtaagattattatatattttacagTCCCACCCTCAGCTGGTGGTTAATGGTGGCCAAAAAGTTCCTTTTTGCCCTGGGGGGTACTATCAGGTCAATCTTCCATGTTGTTTTACTATATTGactttgaaacagtgaaaatgctgcagctccaacactaaatatatatactgtaacAGGCATTTGTTATAATGTAGGAAATGAGTAGTTTTAAAGTATGTGAGGGAAGTCCAAGTCCTTGAGGGAAAGTCCATGGAAGCTCACAAGTTTTCATGTGATAGTAAGTCTTTTGGGTCCTTGAATGCTGAATGTTTCCCTTTAAATTGTTTTATAGTGTTTTTATGTAGCTGAGAAGAAAACCTGTCAGGCCTAAATAATCAAATATTTAGGATGTAAGCTGATCAATATGCTGTGCTCCAGGTAAACCATTGGCGTCCAATCAGCAGTGCAGCATGCAAATACAGCAGGTGTCACCAGGGAGGGACGAGAGAGGAACCAGATATTTTTAGAATAACATCCTGTGCACCAGGCGGTGTTATCAACACTTCACAGAACAATGGTCTGGATGCGTCTTCAGGTTCACTGACAGGAAGACGCTTACATGTCAGTGAAGGACTCTGGTGGTGGCTTGGCGACTGATGGCGAGGACGGACTgccaacctgctgctgctcagagttGTAATAGTTATGAGTTTTAAGCTTTGTGAGAAACGGGAAAGAGCGACGCTGAGGCTGGAGCGCGTTTCCAGATGGAGACCGACCTGAGGCTGGAGTCAAGTTTGTGGGTCGGGGATAAGAGATACCGGGCGGTCCTGACTGGCTGGCACTTGAACTGGACCGAGGTGGATAAGAAGAATCACGACAAGAAAAGTGGTAGGTGGCTCTTCACTGTCCACGACATCAGCCGATCTGTCGCTTTACATATTTCCTCGCAGTTACGTCGCTGCTGTTCAACACCGCaacatgtttcctgtctgtacTGAACTGGCACAAGTGGCACCGATGACACACAAGACAGTATTTATTCTTAACATGTAGCTTAGGAAACACTGTAAAACCAACTTCAGCTCCAGCACACCTTACATGCCATTTTCTGCATTATCACAAGTAGGCAGCGCTAATTAAGCCCACAGCTGCAAGACATGAAGAACAAGTTAAACAGCACTAACATGAAACACGACCTACTGACAgttgactgaaaacacagcctgcagagctCACGCACCTCCTGGCACACATGCTATAATATAGGGTCTGTGCTTTAACTAtcaaatcaacacacacacacacacacacacattggaaGCTTTTAagacatctgtgtgttttctttgagaCACTTAATTTTTAAAACAACATAATGATTATAAATTTGAACACGATCTGTACCGTATATCACATCCTCTGTCTTTGGGCCCTTGATTTCAATAAAAGTCCCCCCAAAAAACCcttaacaggaaacaaaaaaatgaaagaaaactcaGGAAGAGCGACTGAGGCAGCATTGAGCAGGCATGTATATACAGAGTAGAGCAACACAGTACAGTACGGCCAATCAGGATGACAAAATTACAGATTGTAATCATATATTTTgacaatatacagtatgttgtcTTTGATAtgtgtttgaaactgaaaaatattgACCCAGTGTTGACCTTTTGACTTATCATCAGTATGGATGATGGCCTCACTCTTTTAAAGTGTGTCAGTGAGCCGTCCTGCACAACAGACCCTTTTCACAGTGGACAGTTGGCTTGTCATTGTAGGTTAAGCAACACAGGTGTTACTAAAAACATTAACGACGGCTCTGTCTCTGTTGAAGTGTCtcagtaagtcatgacagtgtgacagtgagccggCATTGAAGCATCTAAATGGAATTCAGTGATCACTAATGTTATTAGTGGCACCTGTGGTTTTGCTAATTTGACATGTCTAGGCAGCCCATAAGACAGAGAGTCGGTGTGGAATGCAGTCAGTATTCATTTTATCAGTGACACCTGCGCTTTAACGGCTATGATGAGTAAAAGTATCTGCCGTGAGGACTGATGATAGCGGTTGAAATATTCCATTCACTGCACACAAAGACGCATGCCCACCGaagtttgtgctgtttgtctgtgtgattaAAGTTTCAGTACCTGTGGCGGAGGTGGTTGGAGTGGAGGAGGGTCGGGTGGAGATACTGCCCCGGAAGTCAGTTGAGGACACGGACAAAGACTTCACGGGTGGGTTCTCTTGGGAGACTCTCCGATATCACAAACATACGGCCACAGCCAATGCTGAAGTAAATAGTAATAACACAGCCTAAAGCATTGTACGTCATTTGCCGTTGATTTTAAAGTGGGATGAGATAATAATTTACGTACAAGATGCCTAACACACTGACCATTTAGTcaaatgtgtgtatataaagCCCCACTTTGCATGAGTCGAGTACTGTGGTTTCACAGCATGGTTTCGTCTTCTTTATCTATCTTCTACCACCAGTTTTCTATGTGAAGCGTTGCAGCAGTGGGGGGTCTCACGGGTTACTATGGAGATTGGGCAGGACCCAGTTCAGCTGCCCCAGTCGGGTCCTCAGAGACCAGTGGACGAAATACCTAAGAGCAGCTCTCAAAACCCACAGTAAGAATGGATAATTAGACAAAGCTGGTATTAAATCTCCTGTGTCAAGGTACAAGGTTCATGAATCAATTATTTTATGATAGAGGGTTGTATAAGGGGTACAGGGTTGTATTAGTGGATGAATTATTAATAAGTcattatatatatgtataaaatcTATTTAGAAGACTGTCTTCTAAATCTATAATAATTTTCTTAATTACAGTAGAGTTTGCTGACTGTAATATTCCAAATGTACCCTCTAGGTCCGTTGCGTCCGCACAGGCTGTTGGTGTTTATCAACCCGtttggagggaaaaagaaagcaagaaagatCTTCCATTCTCTGGTTGCCCCTCTGTTTGAGCTGGCTGGCATCAGCTCTCATGTAATAGGTAAGAGACAGCAAAACCGTGTCATACTGCCTTCATCTGTTTTGAGAAAAGTttgacaaaatgaatgaaagtgatCTACAGTACAGCGATCATAACATTTCTTGTTTAGTGACTGAGCAGGCTAACCAGGCCAGGGACCACCTCCTGAAGAAAGACCTGACAGGCTTCGATGGGTGAGAGCAGTCCAGTGCAAATACTGTGGTATGAGAGCATTACAATAGCTAAGCCGGCTGGGAGGTGCTCTCCTAACAGAAACTCCTCTGTTTGTTTATaacagtgtggtgtgtgtgggtggggatGGCATGTTCAGTGAAATACTTCATGGTTTGATTGGGCGGACGCAACAAGAGGCAGGCCTTTGTGAGAATGATCCTGCTGTCACTTTACAGCCTTGTCCACTTCATATTGGCATCATTCCTGCAGGTAatgacactgttttttttataaactgACAGAGTTAGATTAAAGGCAGTTGCAACACACGTCCTGTTGTGTCTCATCTATTGTAGGAtccacagactgtgtgtgttatgcCACAGTGGGGGTGATTGATCCTGTTACTTCAGCTCTGCACATTATCATTGGTGAGGAAACACTTTCACTCTTTGTATCGCCTTTTAAACAGTTTTTGCCAAACCAGAGCTCTGTAGTTTAGTCTCCCACAATGCCTTGCAGGAGACTCTCAGCCTTTGGACGTGTGTTCAGTCCATCAAGCCTCTGCTCTGGTGCGCtactcagtgtctctgctgggCTATGGCTTCTATGGAGACGTTCTGGCTGAGAGCGAAAAACACCGCTGGATGGGACCTCTGCGATATGACTATTCAGGTGTGCACTGAGTCATTTAGAGCACAGAAATGAtgacattctgaatgacattagATGCTGTTAGatctctgtatttatttttagctcAGAGTTTACAAAAAACATCCTGAAACTGTCACTATGATCAAGATAACAGGCCTGCATGTGATGCACATCGTCTTTTGTAAAGCATTTTATGCAACAAAACCACATTTCCCTGCATATGCTCTTTCTTAAAATGTCGTGTGTATTTGTAGTGTTGTGCATTTTCAGCTAACCTGactgctctctctgtccagGCACAATGGTGTACCTGAGTAACAGAAGCTATGCAGGCATAGTTCAGTATCTACCAGCTGACCCGGTGCTCTCCAGCCCGAGAGATAGAACACGCTGCCTCTCAGGGTAAAACACCAACTTCTGACAAGTCATGACATAAAGAAGAGAGTACGCACAGTGCAaataatgacaaacacaaaacagattttCAAAAAAGAATGAGATTAGATCGTTAACACCAGATCATGGTCCCATAAAAATGCTAGAAAGCATGTTAAATCTGGGAGCGTGGGAGCGTTATCTATTGTGCAGACTCTACTTTGATAATGCTTTGGTCAAGTACCTTGTATTTATTGTTTGCTTGGCATTTTTTCAGTACTTTCCCTGTACCACAGTCACAAGTTTATTGTCTCAGGATAAACCCATTGACGTGTGTCATCTTGTTTTCGGGAGGAGTTGTAAACAACACCActacaatgacatttttatgtagTGTCTCTCCATGAGCTCCAGTTGTTTAAGGCCAGTGAGACCTTGAAAAGAAGACGAAAACATGGGCGTAATGTGGCGGTGTTGGAAGAAGCTCATAGTAAAATCTGAGCTTGTGGAAGTGGCGAAAACCTGTCATGTTCTTAGATTACTCTCAGCCTTTCTGTGAGTCCTCATTCTTATCTTAACCATCTACAGATGTAGGTGATTTTAACCTTCTAATGGGATACAGAGAGAAAGCGTCCCTGGCAGTAGCATCATTATAATTCAAGCACTAGTGACACGGTTCAAATTCACTGTTTGAGATACCGTAACTgctaccaccagcagcagcgACTCAGGTGTTGGGTACACCTTAAGGAGGAACTTGATCTTGATGAAAGGTGAGCCTTGGCCTCCTGTTAGAGTGTACAATGCCTGGGTCTTTGTCTGAGGCAGCTGCCTCTGGCTGTCAGCAAATGGCTTACGATGCTCTTATGAATGGGTGTCAAGGTTGATGAACTTGTTATTTCACAGACTTgcaaacagagtgaaaattctttgtgtgtgtgtgtgtgtgtgtgtgtgtgtgtgtgtgtgtgtgtgtgtgtgtttaggtgcaGTGTGTGCTCCAGAAGCACAGAACGACTTTTCCCCCCCTCTTCAGATTCAGGCTCCCTGTACAGCTCCCACTGCAGCCAGTTCAGTAGTGACTCAGAAGGTAATAacatagacacacaaaaaaatcacgtgtttgttttgtatattttagCCCATTTAGCACAAATCATATAAACTTAAAAtcctttttggcttgtgaccttCTAAAAAGCTCAGTCTTATTGCAACCCCTCGCCAGGTTGCACAGTGTGAATCTTCCTTCTACGACTGTTTTATTTGAGCTATTTATAGAGGGCTGACGAGGTGACATTGTCCAGTACTTCACAAGAAAAACGCAAAGACGAAAACCAAAAAGAATTCAGATTTATGCTACAGTTGGTCTAAAACCAACAACACACTCAGAAATCCAAACAAGTGTGGTCAGTTTGGGAAAAACATGAGAAGTGAGGTGTCCTTCAAGAATCATCagtgatgtgcagtgttttgggttttttttttaaacttggcCTCATGTCTCTTTGCCTTGTCTCTCCAGGTGAGTGGGTGACTGTGGAGGGCaagttcaggtgtgtgtctctCACTTGTATGTCCAGCTCGTGTCCTAAGAGTCCCCTGGGCCTCTCTCCCTCCGCTCACCTGGCCGACGGAACAGGGGACCTCATCCTGGTATGGGACTCTCACCTGCTGGGATTCCTCAAGTTCCTCTACAGGCACACCAGCACACAGGACCAGGTATGGACACTTCcacattaaaacaaagctgGACGAGCAAGTTTCAGCAGTGCTTCActtaatctctctctcccttatTCTTTAGTTTGACCTGCCTTTTGTGGAGGTCCACCGTGTGAAGGCAGTCcgtttctctctcccctctggcAAAGGCGAGGAAGGATATGAAGAGATTAGAGGCGTGAGCAGAGggacagatgaagaagagagtGGCTATGTTGAGACTGTGAGCAGGAATGGATCTCAGCAGCACCTGGCAGAGAAACCCCCAGGCCGAGAAATGacaaacaagcagaaaacagcGCCCCCCTTCCTGTGTGGTATGTGCTGCAGGAAACCTCCTGCTGTGTCAGTGTGGAACTGTGATGGTGAGATTCTGCCGTGCACCGACATCCTCTGCAGGTAAGAGAGTACAACGTTGTACAATGGCACGAGAAGAAAGGATGAGCATTTCTCAGCAGAACGGTTTTAAACTGCGTTCGCTTCTTCTCTCAGGATTCACGGCCAGTTGGTGCGTCTGTTTGCCAGGGGCATCGAGGATGCAGCAGCTGCGcacaactgctgtgaaaatgacaaGTGTGAAAGGACATCATACACAAATAGCCCCTCACCTAAATTTTGGAGATAAGTGACCATGAGAATGTTCTCTAAGGCAAGGCTAACTTGTTAATTTTCTGAGAGAATAGCCCGCCAACCTCTTCTGTCATGGCCAAAGAGTTCCTAATATTTCAGGTAATTTTATATtgcaataattaaaaaaaaagaactatttATTCTTACATGATTGTTGAATGCTGCTCCTTTAAAAACACTATTTGCTAAAAGATGCACTTACCTGTAATGCAGGTTTCCCTGCACAAAAAGCTTGTTTGCCGTGTCTGCTCTgcaaattgtatttattttcacttcCAGAGAATAAAATCATGGGGAACGTCAACAGAatttaacagacaaaaaaaactttaatgCAATAAAAAGGCTGACCTGACTGCTTTTAAGCTTTATTGTCATCAGCATTAGTTCAGCAGTGCAGTGTACCTGAACTGAATAAGAGAGTGGGAACTGTTTTTTTCTAATGTGAtccaaactgaacattttcaaaaatatctTCACAATTTTACTCTCGATATAGCGTCCCACACAGACAGGccattttattgttattgcagACAGTAAATGATCAACAAATGAGTCAAATAATGCATGAAAGAGCAAATCGAGAAGTTCTTTAAACACATGCTCATCTTTGCTGCACTTCCCACGGCCCTGGCAGGATCACCAGTGGGTATGTTATTGATcgggtgtgtgtgagaatgtgtgtgtgtttgtagatggGAGGCTCCAGCTAGACCACGCACCTggtagagacagacacaggTCGTAATGTTACAACTCATTCATGCATTGTTCCAAATGTTATCAACAATTATTTGCCCTTTTTATTTGAATTGAACTTAAAACACCTACCTGGAAGTCATTCTTACCTGAAACATTCAAACGTGTCTCCTTTGTTATTAAGAGTCAACTGTTCTTACAAACCAGACCAACAAGCCCTCCCAGTGTAAATACTAAATGGTGGTGTTGCTTTGCATGCATCACGTTCAGTATCATCGTGGTTTAGTGATGACTGTAAACACAGGcctgctgacagcagagaacagGCTTATATTCTTAACATTCAAACAATCATGAAAATAGAGATTTTCTGACTCTACAAGTCTCATAAAGGTTACAGGTGTGGCCAgtgctatttaaaaaaaaaaagaaagaaaagaagaaagggcAGGTGCAAGAGTGAATGACGATTTATTTAGAAATTTACAGGTGAACACTCAAATCAGGCTACTACATTCATTCTTGTATGATTAGGGAGaaaaagcagtgttttttttattgtcgaCAAAATCAGATGGTACAGCCGTGAAAGATTGCAGTAAACTTCATTGTCTGTAAACGTGCccacagtggtgtgtgtgttcatgagttACGtgatgcatgcgtgtgtgtaacAGAAGGCATCATGTTGTGTGGGGCTGCACCCACTTGTATGTTCCCTCATAGCGGAATCCCACCCTCTTCACCAGATCATCCGCCTCGTTCGGGCCGCGACTGTGGACACAACAAAGCAAAGTGGGATGGAAGAGaagtgaaaagggaaaaaggaaaacatgcatTGTGTCTTCATTTCACATTGAACAGGTGATGTTACCTTCCATATGTGTAGGAGATGGGGTGTATCTTCTCTGCTTCTAtctggtggaggaggggggtgaaGATCCTCCAGGCCTCCTTCAACTCATCGCTGGGACAGAAAGAGGTTTAGGTCAGAAAATaccacatgaaaacaaaatacactACGAGAGGAAATATGACAACCAACCTGCGGACAAAATGCATCTGATTTCCACAGAAGACATCCAGAATCAGCCTCTCATAAGCATCCGGGAGCTTCACGTTCTAGAAGAAGAGGCAGGTGTTGAAACACTGTAGATCCCTGCTTATTTCAGGTTGAGTGATAGGTCTTAATATGAAAGAGGATTTACTTTGATAGGATAATGATGGATGAGGTAATATGAGTAAGAGTATTCAAAAATTGGGTGGGCAATTTAAGACTAGATTACTTAGATACTTAGATTTAGACTTTAGAACAGTCTTAAGCATATTTGGTGCATCTCTACACCTCTCCCCTATTTTTAGTATCATCACTGTGAGACATCAAATATCAGACTTTTAAGTGTTTAGAAAGTCTGGAAACAAGTAAAAGTTCTGAATAAGCAAGTTTATTCATCATGCtgactgtagaaaaaaaaaatattctaaGACTGACGGTTGGACTTGAATGGTGAGTGGATGCCTGCAGCACCTTGTATCTGCTCCTGTAGGTGAGATCCAGCTCAGTCTCTTCTGGGCTGAAATAAACCCCAGGCCTCTTGGTCATCATCTTCAGGTAAATGGCTTCATCCGGCTGCACCCGCACCACCAGCTCGTTCCTCTGACAGCGGCTGTCAAATATGTCTCCTGGCACGTCGGTGAACTGCAGACGCACCTCTGCCTTCCGCTCGTTCAGAGCTTTACCACAGCGGAGAATGAATGGTACCCCTGGTGGTTGACGTGATGACGAGCATGAAGGGagaaaatgtcatgaaatgcagaataaaacaagcgagggaaaaagaaagaagagaaaatgtttggCCGTACCGTCCCATCTTTCATTCTGGACGTAGAGGACTGCGGTGGCAAAGGTTGGTGTGCAGGAGTCTTCTGGTACTGTGGGGTCATCGAGGTAACCCAGCTTAGCGTGGCCCTCCCCCTGGGGGTCCCCCACGTACTGACCGAGGACCACATCTGACACAGCAACAGGGGCTATGCATTTCAGTACCTTCACCTACAGCACATCAACACGACTGCAATgacatacacagaaaaaatgCACACAAGTCCTATTTCCAGCCGTCCAGTCATTGCTTTCACCTTCTCATCCCTCACGTCAGCCGGGCTGGTGGAAGCGGGTTTCTCCATGGCGACCAAACAGAGCATCTGGAGGAGATGGTTCTGCATGACATCTCTACATCAAGAAACAGAGACTGTAATCCAGGCACACAGAGGCTCCAGAGTCACAATAACATtgtattcagtgttttcacttttatcTGAGTGCACTGTCTCTCACCGAATGATACCAAAGTCATCGAAGTATCCTCCACGGCCCTGAGTGCCAAAAGGCTCCTTGAAGGTGAGGACCACACAGGCCACACTGTTCCTGTTCCATATGGGTCCAAAGATGCGATTTCCAAACCTGGAAGTGAGAGAATAAGACgttgcaaaaataaaagcctcatTACTTGTGACACAGgatggatgagatgaaggatAATCAGTACTTTTGAAATCCAAAAATCGTATCTACCATGATGTTTAGGTTTGTACCAGTGATAAAGGGCTTGGAAAAGTGTGTATGGAGCTTGTTACCTCAGCACCATGAGGTTCTGGACCATCTCTTTGCCCAGGTAGTGGTCTATGCGGTAGATCTGGTCCTCTGTGAACAGGGAGGACAGGTGGGCTGACAGTTCCTGTGAGCTCTCAAGGTCACGGCCAAAGGGCTTCTCAACAATTACCCTGTTCCAGCCTCTGTTTTACAAGCATACGTACATGATAAGAATAATGTgatcaaacagcaaacaagccATTGCTTCTGTGCATTACAGATTAATGTATAACAGACACTGACCTGCTGCTCATGCAGTGGGCTCTGATAtttgtgctaacatgctggtaGACGGTGGGTGGCAGAGCCAGGTAGAAGAGCCTGTTGGCATCAGCTCCCCCGGGCAGAGACGACAGATGAGCGCTGAGTTGAGCAAATGAGCTGTCATCGTCATACCTGCCTCTCAGGTAGGAATTCTTACTGAAGAAGGCTGAGAGACACTTACTCTCTTCATCAGTTACCTGAGGGAAATTTTGAACAACGTTTCCTGAGTGCACACCCCAACCAATCAAGTCTCGTCTCAGATAGCCAACCTTAGATGTCCTACCTTCATATGAGGCAGACATGCTGTCTTGATGTCCTCCACAGTCAGGTCAGACCGGGCAAACCCCACGAAGTAGGTGTCATCTGGGAGCAGGCCATCTCTGAATAACCACCTAAGGAGGGGACAGAGTCAGTCAAAAGCAGTGAGGCAGAACACCGGCCGAGGGTCAAACTCCTCATAATACAAACTGAACTAACTACTTTAGAGCAACTCTGTCTGTTTGGTGTTGGAGCAGCAATGCTTCACTCACCACAAAGTTGGATAAATCTTCTTTTTTGCAAGATCCCCCTGTGCAAAGAATACAAGCAAGAGAGAGATCTGATCACGAACCTCTACTGATAATCAGTGGGGCTGAAAAGAATCAAGAGTCCAAAGAGTAGgtaaactttcaaaataaatggt
This region of Chaetodon auriga isolate fChaAug3 chromosome 10, fChaAug3.hap1, whole genome shotgun sequence genomic DNA includes:
- the naa10 gene encoding N-alpha-acetyltransferase 10; translation: MNIRNARPEDLMNMQHCNLLCLPENYQMKYYFYHGLSWPQLSYIAEDENGKIVGYVLAKMEEDPDDVPHGHITSLAVKRSHRRLGLAQKLMDQASRAMIENFNAKYVSLHVRKSNRAALHLYSNTLKFQISEVEPKYYADGEDAYAMKRDLAHMADELRKPGVRVSGQEAPSGQSPSGSGDQERESERDSGGESKELSEVSEATESTDVKDSSSDSQ
- the LOC143327648 gene encoding ceramide kinase codes for the protein METDLRLESSLWVGDKRYRAVLTGWHLNWTEVDKKNHDKKSVSVPVAEVVGVEEGRVEILPRKSVEDTDKDFTVFYVKRCSSGGSHGLLWRLGRTQFSCPSRVLRDQWTKYLRAALKTHSPLRPHRLLVFINPFGGKKKARKIFHSLVAPLFELAGISSHVIVTEQANQARDHLLKKDLTGFDGVVCVGGDGMFSEILHGLIGRTQQEAGLCENDPAVTLQPCPLHIGIIPAGSTDCVCYATVGVIDPVTSALHIIIGDSQPLDVCSVHQASALVRYSVSLLGYGFYGDVLAESEKHRWMGPLRYDYSGTMVYLSNRSYAGIVQYLPADPVLSSPRDRTRCLSGCSVCSRSTERLFPPSSDSGSLYSSHCSQFSSDSEGEWVTVEGKFRCVSLTCMSSSCPKSPLGLSPSAHLADGTGDLILVWDSHLLGFLKFLYRHTSTQDQFDLPFVEVHRVKAVRFSLPSGKGEEGYEEIRGVSRGTDEEESGYVETVSRNGSQQHLAEKPPGREMTNKQKTAPPFLCGMCCRKPPAVSVWNCDGEILPCTDILCRIHGQLVRLFARGIEDAAAAHNCCENDKCERTSYTNSPSPKFWR
- the LOC143327650 gene encoding glucose-6-phosphate 1-dehydrogenase-like — translated: MGLKMSTEPLTRSEVFGQLRRELYGEEQSSHSNTHIFIILGASGDLAKKKIYPTLWWLFRDGLLPDDTYFVGFARSDLTVEDIKTACLPHMKVTDEESKCLSAFFSKNSYLRGRYDDDSSFAQLSAHLSSLPGGADANRLFYLALPPTVYQHVSTNIRAHCMSSRGWNRVIVEKPFGRDLESSQELSAHLSSLFTEDQIYRIDHYLGKEMVQNLMVLRFGNRIFGPIWNRNSVACVVLTFKEPFGTQGRGGYFDDFGIIRDVMQNHLLQMLCLVAMEKPASTSPADVRDEKVKVLKCIAPVAVSDVVLGQYVGDPQGEGHAKLGYLDDPTVPEDSCTPTFATAVLYVQNERWDGVPFILRCGKALNERKAEVRLQFTDVPGDIFDSRCQRNELVVRVQPDEAIYLKMMTKRPGVYFSPEETELDLTYRSRYKNVKLPDAYERLILDVFCGNQMHFVRSDELKEAWRIFTPLLHQIEAEKIHPISYTYGSRGPNEADDLVKRVGFRYEGTYKWVQPHTT